The proteins below are encoded in one region of Bacillus vallismortis:
- the greA gene encoding transcription elongation factor GreA: protein MAQEKVFPMTEEGKQKLEQELEYLKTVKRKEVVERIKIARSFGDLSENSEYDSAKEEQAFVEGRVTTLENMIRNAKIIEDDGGSNVVGLGKTVTFVELPDGEEESYTIVGSAEADPFEGKISNDSPIAKSLLGKKVDDEVTVQTPGGEMLVKIVKIS from the coding sequence ATGGCACAAGAGAAAGTTTTTCCTATGACTGAAGAAGGAAAACAAAAACTTGAACAAGAATTGGAATATTTGAAAACGGTTAAACGAAAAGAAGTAGTAGAGCGCATCAAAATTGCGAGAAGTTTCGGAGACCTTTCCGAGAACTCTGAATACGATTCAGCGAAAGAAGAGCAGGCATTCGTAGAGGGCCGTGTAACGACTCTTGAAAATATGATCCGCAACGCGAAAATCATTGAAGATGACGGCGGCTCTAACGTTGTCGGTTTGGGGAAAACCGTCACTTTCGTCGAATTGCCTGATGGTGAAGAAGAATCATATACCATCGTTGGAAGCGCTGAGGCTGATCCGTTTGAAGGGAAAATCTCAAACGATTCACCGATCGCAAAAAGCCTGCTGGGCAAAAAAGTAGATGATGAAGTCACAGTGCAAACACCGGGCGGAGAAATGCTCGTGAAAATTGTGAAAATTTCATAA
- a CDS encoding peptidoglycan D,D-transpeptidase FtsI family protein, giving the protein MKISKRMKLAVIAFLIVFFLLLLRLAEIQLFFTESFSNRKINLIKESVKQRTEEVLISDGRGSFLDRNGQALTGKSEPAVVLFPFLLTQDWPVKKVADILGMSEDELRQTLTKAKKPVILRQRKIKTLSEQSITKINSLKYPGIYGVYMENEDKPSLASHTIGSTNQDPALLRRKYPEQDNLPITTKIGTTGLERTFDEFLLPEQDTKLLYHVDGRGNPLFGMDVKYTAEANTFYPLQIKTTIDQSIQKAMEEILNEQGLKKGGAVLLDIENSSVLGIVSKPDADVSRQNTLQNYMLTPIYPGSVFKTVIAAAAIENDTVKPSQSFNCNVNLYGEPGEDKGTLSFDESFAQSCNYTFTSLAEQLMRKDNSVIEDMAEKLTLTDRAGWEGKLYHETHFRQLYNEKNGVIWGDEKDKSVKKAIAQTAIGQKNVKVTPLQVANMMATIARGGEKRQVKIAEQIEYKNGTTLVKFKDQNLKGETIDKYTAQQLQKMLRRVVESPSGTGRRFQDLPYTVAGKSGTAQTGKLSKEKKTLYEKWFAGYFPADKPKYALVVLHMDTPEDKALTNSLFYDIVKKVHEIEINQK; this is encoded by the coding sequence ATGAAGATATCGAAACGAATGAAGCTGGCAGTCATCGCTTTTTTGATCGTGTTTTTTCTGCTGCTGCTGCGGCTGGCGGAAATCCAGCTGTTCTTCACTGAATCCTTTTCTAACAGGAAAATCAATTTGATCAAAGAAAGTGTGAAACAGCGAACAGAGGAAGTGCTCATTTCTGACGGAAGAGGTTCCTTTTTAGATCGAAACGGACAGGCACTGACCGGCAAAAGTGAGCCTGCGGTTGTTTTGTTCCCTTTTCTGTTGACACAGGATTGGCCGGTCAAAAAAGTTGCGGATATCCTCGGCATGTCTGAAGATGAATTGCGCCAGACGCTCACAAAGGCAAAAAAACCGGTCATTTTGCGTCAAAGGAAAATCAAAACACTTTCGGAACAATCCATTACAAAAATCAATTCTTTGAAATATCCCGGCATTTACGGCGTATATATGGAGAATGAAGACAAGCCCAGCCTTGCTTCACATACGATAGGAAGCACAAATCAAGACCCGGCGCTTCTGCGGAGGAAATATCCCGAGCAGGATAACCTTCCGATTACAACGAAAATCGGAACAACCGGGTTAGAACGGACATTTGATGAGTTTTTGCTTCCAGAACAAGATACAAAACTTTTATATCATGTGGACGGAAGAGGAAACCCTTTGTTCGGCATGGACGTCAAATATACTGCTGAAGCCAATACGTTTTATCCGCTCCAGATCAAAACAACGATCGATCAAAGCATTCAAAAAGCGATGGAGGAAATATTGAATGAACAGGGGCTGAAAAAAGGAGGAGCTGTGCTTTTGGACATCGAAAATAGCAGTGTTCTGGGAATTGTAAGCAAACCGGACGCCGATGTCTCCCGGCAAAACACGCTTCAAAATTATATGCTGACGCCAATCTATCCCGGGTCTGTTTTTAAAACAGTCATTGCCGCGGCTGCGATTGAAAATGATACGGTGAAGCCGAGCCAATCCTTTAATTGCAATGTAAACCTGTACGGGGAACCGGGCGAAGACAAAGGAACCTTGTCTTTTGATGAAAGTTTTGCCCAGAGCTGCAATTACACATTTACGAGCCTTGCAGAACAATTAATGAGAAAAGACAATTCAGTTATTGAAGATATGGCAGAAAAGCTGACTCTCACAGATCGGGCAGGCTGGGAAGGAAAACTGTATCACGAAACACATTTCCGCCAGTTGTATAACGAAAAAAACGGCGTGATTTGGGGGGATGAAAAAGACAAATCAGTCAAAAAAGCCATTGCGCAAACAGCGATCGGGCAGAAAAATGTAAAGGTAACGCCGCTTCAGGTAGCGAATATGATGGCGACAATCGCCCGCGGAGGCGAAAAGCGGCAGGTGAAAATCGCAGAACAAATTGAATATAAAAATGGCACAACACTCGTCAAATTCAAGGACCAGAATCTAAAAGGAGAAACGATAGACAAATATACGGCACAGCAGCTTCAAAAAATGCTGCGGCGGGTGGTGGAATCTCCTTCAGGAACGGGCAGAAGGTTTCAGGATCTTCCGTATACTGTAGCAGGGAAGTCAGGCACAGCCCAGACAGGCAAGCTGTCAAAAGAGAAAAAAACGCTCTATGAAAAATGGTTTGCCGGATATTTTCCCGCGGATAAGCCGAAATACGCTCTTGTCGTTTTACACATGGATACGCCCGAGGATAAGGCTCTGACAAATTCCTTGTTTTATGATATTGTTAAAAAAGTACACGAAATTGAAATCAATCAGAAATAG
- a CDS encoding YrrS family protein, with the protein MSNNQSRYENRDKRRKTNLVLNILIAIVSILIVVVAANLFINSPSSKDVSKDSETAQKQESPASGKTEKKSDEDIKDSKKDTSDSEKDAEKSSDSDSDAKKDDSSKDDDSDSDSDSDSDDPLKDAKVTEGGSSSDVEKTYENPDWKAVGTEQTGEHAATYDSSSQDWAEMLKAISYATGVSTDNMTVLWLGNNGSPQDAKGKILDKMTGDKYQVTITWVDDKGWKPTKVEKLK; encoded by the coding sequence TTGAGCAATAATCAATCTCGTTATGAAAACCGTGATAAGCGCAGGAAAACGAATTTAGTGCTTAACATTTTAATCGCAATTGTATCCATACTAATCGTCGTGGTAGCAGCTAATCTCTTCATTAACAGTCCTTCTAGCAAAGATGTCAGCAAGGATTCTGAAACGGCGCAAAAACAGGAATCTCCGGCTTCAGGAAAGACGGAAAAGAAATCGGATGAAGATATAAAAGACAGCAAGAAAGATACATCTGACAGCGAAAAGGATGCTGAGAAGTCCTCAGATTCAGATTCGGATGCCAAAAAAGATGATTCTTCTAAAGATGATGACTCAGATTCAGACTCAGATTCAGATTCAGATGATCCGCTTAAAGACGCAAAAGTAACAGAAGGCGGCTCATCAAGCGATGTGGAAAAAACGTATGAAAATCCTGACTGGAAAGCAGTTGGAACTGAGCAAACGGGCGAGCATGCCGCGACTTATGATTCAAGCTCACAAGACTGGGCTGAGATGCTGAAAGCCATATCATATGCGACTGGTGTCTCAACAGATAACATGACGGTGCTCTGGCTCGGAAATAACGGCAGCCCTCAGGATGCCAAAGGCAAGATTTTAGACAAGATGACTGGTGATAAATATCAAGTCACGATTACATGGGTTGATGACAAAGGCTGGAAGCCAACAAAAGTAGAAAAACTAAAATAA
- a CDS encoding YrzA family protein gives MNFQLDLIKDKVEFFEAASLQELEKKINTQIENNKAIMLRVKSVSHQTAVADERILYSAVVHFAAEA, from the coding sequence ATGAATTTTCAATTAGATTTGATAAAAGACAAAGTGGAATTTTTCGAAGCGGCTTCATTGCAGGAGCTTGAAAAGAAAATCAATACGCAAATTGAAAACAATAAAGCCATCATGCTACGGGTAAAATCTGTTTCACACCAAACCGCTGTGGCAGACGAAAGGATTTTGTACAGCGCGGTAGTTCATTTCGCAGCTGAAGCCTAA
- a CDS encoding class I SAM-dependent DNA methyltransferase: MGREFIPLFEDWAATYDQTVQGFDIQYKEAFRGYDDILHAIVSKSGTHVLEFGPGTGNLTSKLLDAGKSVFGIEPSAAMRKLASDKLSGRAEIVDGDFLAFPEPPFQADTIVSSYAFHHLTDEEKRAAIKQYGKYLHLHDRIVFADTVFEDVQAYEQAIDKARSQGFYQLANDLETEHYPTLGALKEMFTAEGFAVQFTQQNDFVWIMEAIKR; this comes from the coding sequence ATGGGACGTGAATTTATTCCTCTCTTTGAAGATTGGGCAGCAACTTATGATCAAACAGTACAAGGTTTTGATATACAGTATAAAGAAGCGTTCAGAGGCTACGATGATATCCTTCATGCCATCGTCAGCAAATCTGGAACGCATGTGTTAGAATTTGGCCCGGGGACGGGGAATTTGACATCCAAGCTGCTGGATGCGGGTAAATCTGTATTTGGAATTGAACCCTCTGCCGCAATGCGCAAATTGGCTTCTGACAAGCTTTCAGGCAGGGCGGAAATTGTTGACGGAGACTTCCTGGCATTTCCCGAGCCGCCATTTCAGGCTGACACAATCGTCAGTTCATATGCGTTTCATCATTTGACTGACGAAGAAAAGCGGGCTGCCATAAAGCAATATGGCAAATACCTTCACTTGCATGATAGAATAGTGTTTGCCGATACCGTCTTTGAAGATGTGCAAGCATATGAACAGGCTATTGATAAAGCCCGTTCTCAAGGCTTCTATCAGCTGGCAAATGATTTAGAGACGGAGCATTATCCCACATTGGGTGCGTTGAAAGAGATGTTTACAGCTGAAGGTTTTGCAGTCCAATTCACTCAGCAAAACGACTTCGTGTGGATAATGGAGGCCATCAAACGGTAA
- the mtnN gene encoding 5'-methylthioadenosine/S-adenosylhomocysteine nucleosidase produces the protein MKLAVIGAMEEEVTILRSKLEHTKTETIAHCEFTTGEYEGTEVILLKSGIGKVNAAISTTLLLDRYKPDYVINTGSAGGFHHTLNVGDVVISTDVRHHDVDVTAFDYEYGQVPGLPAAYAADEKLISITEEAISELDGVQVAKGTIATGDSFMNDPKRVEEVRKRFSDLYAVEMEAAAVAQVCHQFKTPFVVIRALSDIAGKESHVSFDQFLEQAAVNSTELVLKVIKRIH, from the coding sequence ATGAAACTAGCAGTCATCGGAGCAATGGAAGAGGAAGTTACCATCCTAAGAAGCAAACTTGAACATACAAAAACAGAAACAATCGCACACTGTGAATTTACAACAGGCGAATATGAAGGAACTGAAGTGATTCTTTTAAAATCAGGAATTGGAAAAGTAAATGCTGCCATCAGCACAACGCTTTTGCTTGACCGTTACAAGCCTGATTATGTGATTAACACAGGCTCAGCGGGCGGATTTCATCATACACTGAATGTAGGAGATGTCGTCATTTCTACTGACGTTCGCCACCATGATGTAGATGTAACAGCCTTTGACTATGAATACGGCCAGGTGCCGGGTCTTCCGGCTGCTTATGCGGCAGATGAAAAGCTGATCAGCATCACGGAAGAAGCGATTTCTGAACTCGACGGCGTTCAAGTTGCAAAAGGAACGATCGCAACAGGCGATTCTTTCATGAACGATCCGAAGCGGGTTGAAGAAGTGCGTAAGAGATTTTCTGATCTGTACGCGGTTGAAATGGAGGCTGCGGCAGTGGCTCAAGTATGCCATCAATTTAAAACGCCGTTTGTTGTGATCAGAGCGTTATCAGATATCGCAGGAAAAGAATCACATGTATCATTTGACCAATTTTTAGAGCAGGCGGCTGTCAATTCAACAGAGCTTGTGTTAAAGGTGATTAAGCGAATTCATTAA
- a CDS encoding O-acetylserine dependent cystathionine beta-synthase, whose translation MAVITDITELIGNTPLLRLKNFDVPEGVTVYAKLEMMNPGGSIKDRLGDMLIRDALESGRVKPGGVIIEATAGNTGIGLALSARKYGVQVIFCVPEHFSTEKQQIMQALGASIIHTPRQDGMQGAIQKAVQLETEIKNSYCVLQFKNQVNPSTYYKTLGPEIWEALDGKIHTFVAGAGSGGTFAGTASFLKERNPAVKTVIVEPEGSILNGGEPHAHKTEGIGMEFIPGYMNESHFDEIYTVTDGDAFRLVKEAAEKEGLLIGSSSGAALYAALEEAKKASAGTNIVTVFPDSSDRYISKQIYEGGI comes from the coding sequence ATGGCTGTTATAACGGACATCACCGAGCTGATTGGAAACACACCGCTTCTCCGCCTGAAGAACTTTGATGTTCCTGAAGGAGTCACAGTGTATGCCAAGCTTGAAATGATGAATCCCGGCGGAAGCATCAAAGACAGACTGGGAGATATGCTGATCCGTGACGCGCTGGAGTCAGGCAGGGTGAAACCCGGCGGAGTCATTATAGAAGCTACGGCAGGCAATACAGGGATCGGCCTTGCACTGAGTGCCAGAAAATATGGAGTACAAGTGATTTTCTGTGTTCCTGAACATTTCAGCACAGAGAAACAGCAAATTATGCAAGCGCTTGGCGCATCGATCATTCATACTCCGCGTCAAGACGGAATGCAGGGAGCCATTCAAAAAGCCGTTCAGCTGGAGACAGAAATTAAAAATTCTTATTGTGTTTTGCAATTTAAAAACCAAGTAAATCCATCGACTTACTATAAGACGCTTGGGCCTGAAATATGGGAAGCGCTTGACGGCAAGATTCATACGTTTGTCGCGGGGGCAGGATCAGGGGGCACATTCGCAGGAACTGCTTCCTTCTTAAAGGAAAGAAATCCGGCAGTGAAAACAGTGATTGTCGAACCGGAGGGCTCCATTTTAAACGGAGGAGAGCCCCATGCTCATAAAACAGAAGGCATCGGCATGGAGTTTATCCCCGGCTATATGAATGAAAGCCATTTTGATGAGATCTACACCGTCACAGATGGGGATGCGTTTAGACTTGTGAAAGAAGCGGCCGAAAAAGAAGGCCTGCTGATCGGAAGCTCTTCAGGTGCAGCGCTATATGCGGCATTGGAGGAGGCGAAAAAAGCGTCCGCAGGAACAAACATCGTCACCGTATTTCCTGACAGCAGCGACCGGTATATCAGCAAACAAATATACGAAGGAGGCATCTGA
- a CDS encoding bifunctional cystathionine gamma-lyase/homocysteine desulfhydrase yields the protein MKKKTLMIHGGITGDEKTGAVSVPIYQVSTYKQPKAGQHTGYEYSRTANPTRAALEALVTELEGGEAGYAFSSGMAAITAVMMLFNSGDHVILTDDVYGGTYRVMTKVLNRLGIESTFVDTSSREEVEKAIRPNTKAIYIETPTNPLLKITDLALMADLAKKSGVLLIVDNTFNTPYFQQPLTIGADIVLHSATKYLGGHSDVVGGLVVTSSKELGEELHFVQNSTGGVLGPQDSWLLMRGIKTLGLRMEAIDQNARKIARFLENHPGVQTLYYPGSSNHPGHELAKAQGSGFGGMISFDIGSEERVDAFLGNLTLFTIAESLGAVESLISVPARMTHASIPRERRLELGITDGLIRISVGIEDAEDLLEDIEQALKNL from the coding sequence ATGAAGAAAAAAACATTGATGATTCACGGCGGAATCACAGGTGATGAAAAAACAGGCGCGGTGTCCGTACCTATTTATCAAGTGAGTACGTACAAGCAGCCGAAAGCAGGGCAGCATACCGGCTACGAATATTCAAGAACGGCCAATCCGACAAGAGCCGCTCTCGAAGCCCTAGTGACAGAGTTGGAAGGCGGGGAAGCAGGCTATGCGTTCAGTTCGGGAATGGCTGCCATTACGGCGGTTATGATGCTGTTTAACAGCGGAGATCATGTTATTCTGACTGATGATGTGTACGGCGGAACATATCGGGTGATGACAAAGGTGCTCAATCGCCTTGGCATTGAATCAACATTTGTCGATACAAGCAGCAGAGAAGAAGTTGAAAAAGCCATTCGTCCTAACACAAAAGCCATTTATATTGAGACACCGACAAACCCGCTACTCAAAATCACCGACTTGGCGCTCATGGCTGATCTGGCAAAAAAATCCGGTGTGTTGCTTATCGTAGACAATACCTTTAACACTCCTTATTTTCAGCAGCCGCTTACTATAGGCGCTGATATCGTGCTTCACAGTGCGACAAAATATCTTGGCGGACACAGTGATGTCGTTGGCGGGTTAGTTGTGACATCTTCTAAAGAGCTTGGAGAAGAGCTGCATTTTGTGCAAAACTCCACAGGCGGCGTTCTTGGTCCTCAAGATTCCTGGCTGTTAATGAGGGGAATCAAAACATTGGGTCTCAGAATGGAAGCGATCGATCAAAATGCGCGGAAGATCGCACGTTTTCTTGAGAATCATCCGGGTGTCCAAACGTTATATTATCCCGGCTCTTCAAACCATCCCGGACACGAGCTTGCAAAAGCTCAAGGGTCTGGATTCGGCGGCATGATCTCCTTTGATATCGGCAGTGAAGAGCGTGTTGATGCATTTTTGGGGAATCTGACACTGTTTACCATTGCTGAAAGCCTGGGCGCGGTGGAAAGCTTAATTTCTGTTCCGGCAAGAATGACTCATGCTTCTATTCCGAGAGAACGCCGGCTTGAACTCGGCATTACAGATGGCTTGATCAGAATTTCTGTAGGGATTGAAGATGCAGAAGATTTGCTGGAAGATATCGAGCAAGCACTTAAAAATTTATAA